The Ooceraea biroi isolate clonal line C1 chromosome 3, Obir_v5.4, whole genome shotgun sequence genome contains the following window.
CGTCCTCGCGTCGTCCTCGCGTCGTCCTCGCGTCGTCCTCGCGTGTGGAATCAACTGCCGTACTGCGCTTGATCACTGGCCGTTTCGTTTCGTGGCGTACGTATCGTGCGATTCGTGCGTCGTACACGTTCGCCACGGATAAACGCGAGCGGCGAGAGTCGACGAGATAGCGACGAAAGGTGGAACGAACGCAGCCTGGCCATCTTGGAAAAGACATGTCGTTTTGGGAGAAACGTCAACCGCACGGTGTTCACCGCGTGATAGGTGTTTCCATTAGCTCGCAATAACGATCCTGGTAGATTGCTGTCGACTGGTCGCAGGTCTCATTTCGGAGGTGACACAGTGGCGTATCTGCTGACGCCGGTGTTCCCAAGTGCTGGTGACTCGTCGCAACGGTGCACGATGAATCGCGGTGACGGGTTGGTGCAGCGGCGACGCGTGGTCAACAATAGCAGCAACAGCAGTGGCGGCGGAGGTGGCGGAGGTAGCGGACTCGGTCAGGATGGCTCAAACACTGATCTCGCTGGCCACAACGACAAACTGTCTGGCCAAAGTCTCGACACGGACTGCTCGTCCCAAAAGGATCTCAACTGCAATCCCACCATCGATGAGGATTCGGACAAGGAAACGCGCCTGACTCTTATGGAGGAGGTACTGCTGCTGGGCTTGAAGGACAAAGAGGTTCGTTCACGTCTTGGTGAAGATGCCGCTTGATCTTGCGGCGTAGATTCGCAGAATTGGCCAAATTGATTGTGTCTTCTCTTTCATGTAGGGCTACACGTCGTTTTGGAACGATTGCATAAGTTCCGGATTGAGAGGGTGTATCTTGGCAGAGCTTGGCTTCCGAGGTAGAGTAGAACTTGAGAAAGCTGGGATGCGGAAGAAGAGTTTGCTGGCGAGGAAGCTCCTCTTGAAGAACGATGCGCCCACCGGAGACGTGTTGTTGGATGAGGCTTTGAAACATTTAAAGGACACGGATCCGCCTGAGACCGTGCCAAGTTGGATAGAGTACCTTAGCGGTGAGTTTCTGCGTTGGAATGAAGAAATAATGGTGCTCACAAAATATCTTTATGATTGCAGGAGAAACATGGAATCCCTTAAAGTTGAGATACCAGCTCAAAAATGTCAGAGAACGGCTAGCAAAGAATCTTGTCGAGAAGGGTGTCTTGACCACggagaaacaaaattttttattatttgatatgaCTACTCATCCGCTCACGGACAACCTTGCCAAAAGCCGTCTTGTAAAAAAGGTAAGAGTGAATAACTTGTCTCCTCTCTATATCCTCTCTATTGTCccataatatttattcgtaataCATGAAACACGTTCTGCTTCTACTGTAGATGACGGTGTACGTAATGTCCTTCTCAACTCAATTGCAAAACTTGATAAGCTACTTGTTCTAAAGCTAAAAAGGAACTCGTACagtcaaattttttcaaagaagTCAAAGTCTagaaaattttgcaaagattTTATCTGAAACTAAATGTTATTTTGAAGGGATTTGAGggtaactttttttctttgacaACTGTGACACGTGTATATTCCGTTTCTATGTAGATTATTCTATGTTGCAATATCAAGCTCATGGTATCAATCATGATTTATTGTTTCACGACGTGCCGTTCTCGTTTGcgatccttttttttttctataaaactAGAGTGTGATTTGGAGAATGTGTTTCATATTATCTTATAACAACCTGCCTGCGGAAGTAATATCTCATCTTAAAACACAATTTACTATCTAAAATTGATTAGGAGTTGCGTGGGAATGACAAAATAATACTgtaatcaaactttatgcgcgcgtgtgtgtatatgtgttaATAAATGGTCAGGAAGAaacatagattatatatatttcataattgaaaaagaaatgaagataaataaaataaagtaaaaaaaggaaGGTTTTGCATTTCTGTGACAGAGAGATAATGATAAAACATTATTGCACGAGAGTGTTGCAAGTATATAAAATGTGtgttgtatatgtataaaagcaTATGGTGCTTTCTGTTTTCCAGATCCAAGAAGCTGTGTTAGGCCGTTGGGTGAATGATGCTGCTCGCATGGACAGACGAACATTAGCATTAGTTATTTTAGCTCACGCAGCTGATGTACTAGAAAATGCATTTGCGCCGTTATCTGACGACGATTACGAAGTAGCGATGCGAAGAGTACGAACATTGTTAGACCTCGATTTTGAAGTGGAAGCCGCTAAACGTAACGCAAATCCGGTACTTTGGGCTGTATTCGCTGCATTCACCAAGTAACATTCACTTCATAAATTACACGGGTACCGAATAAATATCAGATACTGAATAAGAATGTGAATAATTGAATTACAAACTTTGcatgtattttaattgtattattattattattatgcaaaataGAATCATTGTTACATGATGAGATCATTCAGACCAAATAATCTGTATCGAATTACATAGGGAACTCTTTTAGAAGATTACACATTTCCAtgattgttatatttaatatatttgatagTTGAATGACACAAacattatgtataaatattaagtaacaaCTCTCCGGAAGTActctataaatgtataatacatcCTGTATGCTGTAAtactatttcatattttatatttcgagaaaaacatttatacTTTTTGCTTAGTATCCACGTGTGTTTGTGGATGAACATTCATAAACGTAATATGGGAAAATTATGCATGGTGCCTCGAAGCGATTGCTGGGTGACAATGTCgaagcaatttaaaaattatattcttacGTTCTTAGCCATAATACTTTATagataaatgtacatatattattttaaatttttattcttaatatgccacacacacacacacacacacacacttctTTTCACGTTATAATATGACTATATCTACAggagaattattttcattaaactaCTAAATCGTAttctcttaaatattatacacacacacacacacacacacacgtttgattaatattgtatatttatcttaaatctttttcctcgaaaatttctagatacttttttaattattaattattctgtttTTGTTATGTGAATAATGTTAGAATACATATACTATTTTATGGGAATTTTGTTCGCAAATCTTGTGTAATAATCTTGGATAAAGTGCCACATTTCTGATAATCATTTGGATGTTATAAATAACCTAGGAAATTCTTTGCACCATTTCTGTATAAGTG
Protein-coding sequences here:
- the LOC105276839 gene encoding Golgi phosphoprotein 3 homolog sauron, translating into MNRGDGLVQRRRVVNNSSNSSGGGGGGGSGLGQDGSNTDLAGHNDKLSGQSLDTDCSSQKDLNCNPTIDEDSDKETRLTLMEEVLLLGLKDKEGYTSFWNDCISSGLRGCILAELGFRGRVELEKAGMRKKSLLARKLLLKNDAPTGDVLLDEALKHLKDTDPPETVPSWIEYLSGETWNPLKLRYQLKNVRERLAKNLVEKGVLTTEKQNFLLFDMTTHPLTDNLAKSRLVKKIQEAVLGRWVNDAARMDRRTLALVILAHAADVLENAFAPLSDDDYEVAMRRVRTLLDLDFEVEAAKRNANPVLWAVFAAFTK